A window of the Zeugodacus cucurbitae isolate PBARC_wt_2022May chromosome 4, idZeuCucr1.2, whole genome shotgun sequence genome harbors these coding sequences:
- the LOC105211286 gene encoding uncharacterized protein LOC105211286 — MLTVRKFCHKLHMFFQEHYPYIWFLSVFTMVFIGFLHYELKHNSRDLIYWKDLLDFCYNELEHFALILIMIIVLIKVIFLAFIIVMNSRSFTWFDELSQLEVKKRYADFLFIRLIADIDKIETKYLRSAKENEIASLKSFILAHEDMRKTIDNFRKDARKLLTPNEIEVSLPIEEVYGLMDDEERLIRRSRFYHMDISADDELIKSLVNP; from the coding sequence ATGCTGACAGTTCGAAAATTTTGCCATAAACTACACATGTTCTTCCAAGAGCACTACCCGTACATTTGGTTCTTGTCGGTCTTCACGATGGTCTTCATCGGCTTCCTGCACTACGAACTGAAGCACAACAGTCGCGATCTCATCTACTGGAAGGATCTGCTCGATTTTTGCTACAACGAACTGGAACATTTCGCGCTCATACTCATTATGATCATTGTGCTCATCAAGGTCATTTTCCTGGCCTTCATCATTGTCATGAACTCACGTTCGTTCACTTGGTTCGACGAACTGTCGCAGCTGGAGGTGAAGAAGCGTTATGCCGACTTTCTTTTCATACGTCTGATCGCCGATATCGACAAGATCGAGACGAAGTACTTACGCAGCGCCAAGGAGAATGAGATTGCCTCGCTTAAGAGCTTCATATTGGCCCACGAGGATATGCGCAAGACGATTGATAACTTTCGTAAAGATGCGCGCAAATTGCTGACACCCAATGAGATCGAGGTGTCGCTGCCGATTGAGGAGGTCTACGGGCTGATGGACGACGAGGAACGTTTGATACGTCGCTCACGTTTCTACCACATGGACATCTCGGCAGACGATGAGCTAATCAAGTCGCTGGTGAATCCGTAA
- the LOC114804291 gene encoding uncharacterized protein LOC114804291, with protein MSLKDFIILLCILAFSWAQATGGAANLHDSLVQMTECGIAVSVRNLSNIHENKLLEEANRNSTESVSEEAPILRTLSTEFSGSGTSNSTESEILSGCARKLPNLGIMSKRPATLFAPESKPFNILSQLQLDEIRDAQEQLLLNPGRLKAAKKKKKKKKKKKKKKRKNKNKKKPIGEEATIFYTQLTTKRPHYYHVVTTTKVPKKIKYIVRKKNTLKKKKKEYLNHLKHVLYPFIKFIAFFTVLNPFTLKVFLFALISPVVFGFLGFMALSFMVKPALHLLFDVRKRVDIIKQKKWREKKRRERWRHGRRPITIHKHYYKNVVVPPPHKPKSPPHILSHPPPPSWPEWVRSDKINFKPKPQLHSPPREILRHEHRERFRPTKLRFNPILPEVEDEIEDWPYGPTPFGGRPPPKLEHETFQFKRPRPKLRHSNHFIPSRYENTQSAPLSQSISGEFEDAPFL; from the coding sequence ATGTCGTTGAAGGATTTCATAATTCTGCTGTGTATTTTGGCTTTCAGTTGGGCGCAAGCGACGGGGGGTGCGGCAAATTTACATGATTCACTAGTTCAGATGACCGAGTGTGGCATTGCTGTCTCAGTGAGGAATTTAAGTAATATTCACGAAAATAAGTTACTAGAAGAAGCTAACCGGAACAGTACAGAGAGCGTAAGTGAAGAAGCTCCAATTTTGCGGACTTTAAGCACGGAGTTTAGTGGTAGTGGAACCAGTAATTCCACTGAGAGTGAAATATTGTCGGGGTGCGCACGAAAACTGCCCAACTTGGGCATCATGTCAAAGCGTCCGGCCACGCTTTTCGCGCCCGAGTCGAAACCCTTCAATATACTCAGTCAACTGCAGCTGGATGAAATACGCGACGCTCAGGAGCAGCTACTGCTCAATCCGGGACGTTTGAAGGCGgctaagaaaaagaaaaagaagaagaagaagaagaagaagaaaaagagaaaaaataaaaataaaaagaaaccgATTGGTGAGGAGGCCACTATCTTCTACACACAACTCACCACGAAACGACCTCATTATTATCATGTTGTAACGACCACCAAGGTGCCGAAGAAAATCAAGTACATTGTACGCAAAAAGAACACattgaaaaagaagaagaaagaataTCTCAATCACTTGAAGCATGTACTCTACCCGTTCATCAAGTTTATCGCCTTCTTTACGGTACTCAATCCATTCACCTTGAAAGTTTTCCTCTTTGCGCTCATTTCGCCAGTTGTGTTTGGATTTCTAGGTTTTATGGCGCTTAGCTTTATGGTAAAACCAGCACTTCACCTACTTTTCGATGTCAGAAAGCGTGTGGACATCATCAAGCAGAAGAAATGGCGTGAGAAGAAGCGACGCGAACGTTGGCGTCACGGCCGTCGGCCGATCACTATACACAAACACTACTATAAGAATGTGGTTGTGCCGCCTCCACATAAACCCAAGTCGCCACCGCATATATTATCGCACCCACCACCGCCGAGTTGGCCCGAGTGGGTGCGTTCGGATAAAATTAACTTCAAACCAAAACCGCAGCTTCACAGTCCACCGCGGGAGATCCTACGGCATGAACATCGCGAACGTTTTCGACCAACGAAATTGCGCTTCAATCCCATATTGCCGGAGGTTGAGGACGAAATTGAGGATTGGCCCTATGGACCAACGCCATTCGGTGGAAGACCACCACCGAAATTGGAACACGAAACATTCCAGTTTAAGCGCCCACGTCCGAAGTTGCGACATAGCAATCACTTTATTCCGTCACGTTACGAAAATACACAGAGCGCTCCACTTTCGCAAAGCATTTCAGGAGAGTTTGAGGATGCACCATTTTTGTAG